A single window of Colletotrichum destructivum chromosome 9, complete sequence DNA harbors:
- a CDS encoding Putative peptidase M4, protealysin propeptide: MSHICYVVPPHLLKGIADAECNSEIERHAARRALELRDIITTRRAERLAVLGGPRAQRHQLSSHSHPIIPDILLRHIAESPDVNDDTRSNARRDLEHLQALQQKIHQSQQAPLAAAKDSKGPEAITYRAIYDAKNSSNEHDLPGDVVRVEGQKVIDDKAANDAFDNVGEVLKMYKDKFDWVSIDNKNMNVISSVHFGERYENAFWDPERMQMVFGDGGEFLNNFTGTIDVIGHELAHAVTEHTSPLDYQGMSGALNEHISDVFGILVKQIAENEKADEADWLIGEGCIMPGVKGVALRSMKSPGTAYNDPRFGKDPQPAHFKDYVPTFEDNGGVHIYSGIPNRAFYLVAKAFGGFSYDKAGPIWWKAITSGRIPPRCTFLQFADVTTEMAEETYGEEAGKVVRNAWDEVGVQRKGR; the protein is encoded by the exons ATGTCTCACATTTGCTACGTCGTCCCTCCCCACCTCCTCAAGGGCATTGCCGATGCCGAGTGCAATAGTGAGATCGAGCGTCATGCTGCGAGACGCGCTCTTGAGCTTCGCGACATCATCACAACCCGTCGCGCCGAGCGCCTCGCTGTCCTCGGAGGCCCAAGAGCCCAGCGCCACCAACTTTCTTCCCATTCCCACCCCATAATCCCCGACATCTTGCTCCGCCACATTGCTGAGTCACCGGACGTCAACGACGACACCAGGTCCAACGCCCGCCGGGATCTCGAACATCTGCAAGCCCTCCAGCAGAAAATTCATCAGTCTCAGCAAGCGCCTCTCGCTGCCGCCAAAGACTCCAAGGGCCCCGAGGCCATCACATACCGCGCCATCTACGACGCCAAGAACTCCTCCAACGAGCACGACTTGCCCGGCGATGTTGTTCGTGTCGAAGGCCAGAAGGTTATCGACGACAAGGCGGCCAACGATGCCTTTGACAATGTGGGTGAGGTTCTGAAGATGTACAAGGACAAGTTCGACTGGGTCTCGATTGACAACAAGAACATGAATGTCATCAGCTCGGTCCATTTCGGCGAGCGGTACGAGAACGCAT TCTGGGACCCGGAAAGGATGCAAATGGTATTCGGGGACGGCGGAGAGTTTTTGAACAACTTCACTGGCACCATCGATGTCATCGGCCACGAGCTCGCCCACGCCGTCACAGAACACACCAGTCCCCTGGACTACCAGGGCATGAGCGGCGCTCTCAACGAGCACATCTCGGACGTTTTTGGCATTCTTGTCAAGCAGATTGCCGAAAACGAGAAGGCTG ACGAGGCCGACTGGCTGATCGGTGAAGGCTGTATCATGCCTGGCGTCAAGGGTGTCGCACTTCGGAGCATGAAATCGCCTGGAACCGCCTACAATGACCCTCGCTTTGGCAAAGATCCCCAACCGGCCCATTTCAAGGACTACGTCCCAACATTTGAAGACAATGGCGGTGTCCACATCTACTCTGGCATTCCGAACAGAGCTTTTTACCTCGTGGCCAAGGCTTTTGGCGGTTTCTCGTacgacaaggccggccccaTTTGGTGGAAGGCAATAACGTCGGGGCGAATTCCTCCCCGTTGTACCTTTCTTCAATTTGCCGACGTGACGACGGAAATGGCCGAGGAGACATATGGCGAAGAGGCTGGGAAAGTCGTACGGAACGCCTGGGACGAGGTGGGAGTACAGCGAAAGGGCCGCTAG
- a CDS encoding Putative pectate lyase, pectin lyase/virulence factor, whose protein sequence is MKFSITSTIAVLAALANATPTPTVVGGSAVDPRAVQKRATVNDACDIGYGAGTTGGAGGATTTVTNFAEFSAAVTSKEKGIVIVKGAITGSEKVRVASNKSIIGAAGSSITGVGLYVNKAENVILRNLKISKVKASAGDAIGIQASSKVWVDHCDLSSDRENGKDFYDGLLDVTHASMAVTISNTYLHDHYKASLVGHSDSNAAEDTGKLYVTYANNYWKNLGSRMPSVRFGNVHIFNNYEENIETSGVNTRMGAQVLVESSVFSGVKKAITSLDSKTKGSATVVDVDLGNSTNDAPKGTFTKPDYTYTKLGAAKVKAAVTAEAGQTLKF, encoded by the coding sequence ATGAAGTTCAGCATCACCTCCACCAtcgccgtcctggccgccctcgccaacgccacccCGACCcccaccgtcgtcggcggctccgCCGTTGACCCCCGTGCCGTCCAGAAGCGCGCCACCGTCAACGACGCCTGCGACATCGGCTACGGTGCCGGAACCaccggcggtgccggcggtgccaccaccaccgtcaccaacTTCGCCGAgttctccgccgccgtcacctccaaggagaagggcatcgtcatcgttAAGGGCGCCATCACCGGCTCCGAGAAGGTCCGCGTCGCCTCCAACAAgtccatcatcggcgccgccggctcctccATCACCGGTGTCGGCCTGTACGTCAACAAGGCCGAGAACGTCATCCTCCGCAACCTGAAGATCTCCAAGGTCAAGGCCTCGGCTGGcgacgccatcggcatccAGGCCTCCTCCAAGGTCTGGGTCGACCACTGCGACCTCTCGTCCGACCGTGAGAACGGCAAGGACTTCTACGACGGTCTCCTCGACGTCACCCACGCCTCCATGGCCGTCACCATCTCCAACACCTACCTGCACGACCACTACAAGGCCTCGCTCGTCGGCCACTCCGACTCCAACGCTGCCGAGGACACCGGCAAGCTCTACGTCACCTACGCCAACAACTACTGGAAGAACCTCGGCTCCCGCATGCCCTCCGTCCGCTTCGGCAACGTCCACATCTTCAACAACTACGAGGAGAACATCGAGACCTCCGGCGTCAACACCCGCATGGGCGCccaggtcctcgtcgagtcTTCCGTCTTCTCCGGCGTTAAGAAGGCCATCACCTCGCTCGACTCCAAGACCAAGGGCTCTGCCACCGTCGttgacgtcgacctcggcaacTCCACCAACGACGCCCCCAAGGGCACCTTCACCAAGCCCGACTACACCTACACCAAGCTTGGCGCtgccaaggtcaaggccgccgtcaccgccgaggccggccagaCCCTCAAGTTCTAA
- a CDS encoding Putative major facilitator superfamily, MFS transporter superfamily, with protein sequence MARHDDAERDAGPDGQPAEFDVEFLGRQRPAVFASQWSELGFCFSLLGSMLMAEYFVSGFHIILPPLASELDIPAASQTWPSSVFSLVTGAFLLPLGRLGDMYGGYLTFNAGLAWFFVWCLVAGFSNNYLMLIVCRALQGLGSAAYLPAGIMLLGKTYRPGPRKNLVFALYGAFAPVGFFFGILIGGVSGQFLSWRWYFWLGSIVLGIVAAVSFLTIPRDFRRRDGSSSGSGEESDDDKRRREIRMDWWGVATIVPGLLLVVYAVTDSSHAPNGWASPQIIVTLVLGVALLVAAWYVESRVAAQPLLPGDLFAPRSMKTLVAALFFAYGTFGLFLFYSSFYIETVLHKSPLLTAVWYVPLIVGGVVIGTVGGFTLHLLPGRILLAISGTGNVLSVLLFAIIPENPNYWAYVFPAMVCGTIGIDITYTVSNVFITTNLPAHRQGLAGALINSLLFLGISFFLGIGDVVVGETAHLGLRKSYQAAFWLATGVAGVALLLYAFVRIGSAKSDLTMEEREQLEAEARQQAQDTTATAAAATPASENVMQGADSNDTSATATDTDAEKSKPPAPEGHVPGGR encoded by the exons ATGGCCCGGcacgatgacgccgagcgGGACGCCGGCCCCGACGGCCAGCCTGCCGAGTTCGACGTCGAGTTCCTCGGCCGACAGCGGCCCGCCGTCTTTGCCTCGCAGTGGTCCGAACTGggcttctgcttctccctCTTGGGGTCCATGTTGATGGCG GAGTACTTCGTCAGCGGCTTTCACATCATCCTCCCGCCCCTCGCGTCGGAGCTCGACatccccgccgcctcccagaCCTGGCCGTCCAGCGTCTTCTCCCTCGTCACGGGGGCCTTCCTGCtgcccctcggccgcctcggcgacatGTACGGCGGCTACCTGACCTTcaacgccggcctcgcctgGTTCTTCGTCTGGtgcctcgtcgccggcttcagcAACAACTACCTCATGCTCATCGTCTGCCGCGCTCTCCAGGGGCTCGGCTCCGCCGCCTACCTGCCCGCCGGCATCATGCTCCTCGGCAAGACCTACCGCCCCGGCCCGCGCAAgaacctcgtcttcgccctgTACGGCGCCTTCGCGCccgtcggcttcttcttcggcatcctcatcggcggcgtGTCGGGCCAGTTCCTCAGCTGGCGCTGGTACTTTTGGCTCGGCAGCATCGtgctcggcatcgtcgccgccgtgtcGTTCCTGACCATCCCGCGCGACTTCCGCCGTCGGGACGGTAGCAGTAGCGGTAGCGGCGAGGaaagcgacgacgacaagcgCCGCAGAGAGATCCGCATGGACTGGTGGGGCGTCGCCACCATCGTccccggcctgctgctcgtcGTCTACGCTGTCACCGACAGCTCGCACGCGCCCAACGGGTGGGCGAGCCCGCAGATTATCGTCACACTCGTGCTGGGCGTCGCCCTGCTCGTGGCCGCCTGGTACGTCGAGAgccgcgtcgccgcccagccgctgctgccgggTGACCTCTTCGCGCCCCGGTCCATGAAGACGCTCGTGGCGGCGCTCTTCTTCGCCTACGGCACCTtcggcctcttcctcttctacTCGAGCTTCTACATCGAGACGGTGCTGCACAAGTCGCCGCTGCTGACGGCCGTGTGGTACGTGCcgctcatcgtcggcggcgtcgtcatcggcaccgtcggCGGCTTCACGCTGCACCTGCTCCCCGGCCGCATCCTGCTCGCCATCTCGGGCACGGGCAACGTGCTGAGCGTGCTGctcttcgccatcatcccCGAGAACCCAAACTACTGGGCCTACGTGTTCCCGGCCATGGTGTGCGGCaccatcggcatcgacatcaCCTACACGGTCAGCAACGTCTTCATCACGACGAACCTGCCGGCCCACCGccagggcctcgccggcgccctcatCAACAGCCTGCTGTTCCTGGGCAtcagcttcttcctcggcattggcgacgtcgtcgtcggcgagacAGCCCACCTCGGGCTGAGGAAGAGCTACCAGGCGGCCTTTTGGCTGGCCACCGGCGTCGCGGGTGTCGCGCTGCTGCTCTACGCCTTTGTCCGGATCGGGTCCGCCAAGAGCGACCTGACGATGGAGGAGCGTgagcagctcgaggccgaagcgCGGCAGCAGGCACAAgacacgacggcgacggcagcggcagcaaccCCGGCCTCGGAGAACGTGATGCAGGGCGCCGACAGCAACGACAcatcagcgacggcgaccgaCACGGACGCGGAGAAATCAAAACCGCCAGCGCCGGAGGGACATGTTCCGGGGGGAAGATGA
- a CDS encoding Putative zn(2)Cys(6) fungal-type DNA-binding domain, fungal transcription factor, with translation MARIDLLNAPTKPCHNCRRRRLRCDRSYPHCHKCTAGGQECLGYGKLFRWTEGVASRGKLAGKTTITFSADTTTTTTTSTLLTSSRASTLEPSDASASSSAASTSDRRLHPNNNNHHQDPPAASAEDASTALVVSAVRPAGTETQFTQTAPWTLVDPLFQGVEHHYRHYLSYFTTRVCRDLVSWDLPDRNPFRSLIPLTKAHPLLQHIIVAASAAHMSNLSRALSSDPESDLNARQALTDALVAKHKALRLLSAALQDLGGIGGDVVLASVLFFVNVELIESGKDGWKPHLEGAGRIMSHLSPVGTADVALRDYVMSDCFIYYILASAFNASTPAAKSYYQSAQISSILGKATTNSYLCCPPDILQILLAASQLSNRTTNDLESAADVAQAAAQILQQALSFDVHDWAYEPRTISYFKHIPVESRIHAGSAHRLAACLYILHALPSASILVPVDREELDSQIFYHLSCIHDEDPNFKATCWPTFVAGAGTSDPERRKWILNRLKMLMIATPWGFIMTAMDTLHTIWNIEESVDPDTQVERTWVQKLKASNLNFIIV, from the exons atgGCCCGCATCGACCTGCTCAACGCCCCGACGAAGCCATGTCAcaactgccgccgccgccgcctccgctgTGACCGCTCCTATCCCCACTGCCACAAGTGTACAGCTGGCGGACAGGAGTGCCTGGGCTACGGGAAGCTGTTCCGCTGGACAGAGGGCGTCGCGAGCCGCGGCAAGCTGGCGGGGAAGACTACCATCACCTTCTCGGCcgacacgacgacgacaacgacgacatcgacgttGTTGACGTCCTCGCGGGCTTCCACGCTCGAGCCTTCCGACGCCTCCGCTTcttcgtccgccgcctccactTCGGACCGTCGCCTCCAccccaacaacaacaaccaccaccaagaCCCTCCGGCGGCATCTGCCGAAGATGCCTCCACAGCTCTTGTCGTTTCTGCCGTCCggcccgccggcaccgagacCCAGTTCACCCAGACGGCCCCCTGGACTCTCGTCGACCCTCTCTTCCAGGGGGTGGAGCATCACTACCGGCACTACCTCTCCTACT TCACCACGCGCGTCTGCAGGGATCTCGTCTCCTGGGACCTCCCCGATCGGAACCCCTTCCGGTCCCTGATCCCGCTCACCAAGGCTCATCCCCTGCTGCAGCACATCATCGTTGCCGCCTCCGCTGCCCACATGTCTAATCTCTCCCGCGCCCTGTCGTCCGACCCAGAATCGGATCTAAACGCGCGGCAAGCTCTAACCGATGCCCTGGTCGCCAAGCACAAGGCTCTGCGCCTGCTGTCTGCCGCCCTGCaggacctcggcggcatcggcggcgacgtcgtcctggCGTCCgtgctcttcttcgtcaacgTCGAGCTGATCGAGAGCGGGAAAGACGGCTGGAAGCCCcatctcgagggcgccggccgaATCATGTCCCACTTGTCCCCCGTTGGCACCGCGGATGTCGCCTTGCGTGATTATGTCATGTCTGATTGCTTCAT CTATTACATCTTGGCCTCCGCCTTCAACGCCTCAACCCCGGCCGCCAAGTCTTACTATCAGTCCGCCCAGATTTCCTCCATCCTGGGCAAGGCTACTACCAATAGCTACCTCTGCTGTCCGCCCGACATCTTGCAGATCCTCCTGGCGGCATCCCAGCTGTCGAACCGCACCACGAACGACCTTGAATCTGCCGCAGACgtggcccaggccgccgcgcAGATACTGCAGCAGGCCCTGTCCTTTGACGTCCACGACTGGGCCTACGAGCCGCGTACCATCTCTTACTTCAAGCACATCCCTGTAGAGAGCCGGATCCACGCCGGCTCGGCCCACCGCCTCGCCGCGTGCCTATACATACTCCACGCCCTTCCGTCGGCATCGATCCTCGTGCCCGTCGACCGCGAGGAGTTGGACAGCCAGATATTCTACCACCTCTCCTGCATCCACGACGAAGACCCCAACTTCAAGGCGACCTGTTGGCCGACGTTCGTTGCCGGCGCGGGCACGTCCGACCCCGAGAGGCGGAAATGGATCCTCAACCGCCTTAAGATGCTCATGATTGCTACTCCCTGGGGCTTCATCATGACCGCCATGGACACGCTGCACACCATCTGGAACATTGAGGAGTCTGTGGACCCGGATACCCAGGTTGAGCGGACCTGGgtccagaagctcaaggcctCGAACCTGAACTTCATCATCGTGTGA
- a CDS encoding Putative regulator of chromosome condensation 1/beta-lactamase-inhibitor protein II, whose product MMATTLTSRPKILAQPPPPKSRPNAANNQSGNGIPNRPTRPTQVLDVAVWGSGENCELGLGPRITEAPRPRLAHKHLSPETVGVVQVAAGGMHCVALTRDGRVLTWGVNDDGALGRKKSPDTPEEGPEDLLGPFESTPGQVNFQEDIDIVQVAATNSACFALTAEGTVYGWGSFAGGDGNFGFLHDKPPKTTERLPVRVPGLENIAQLAGGANHALALTNDGNVLAWGSGEQNELGRRILERRRFDTLLPQRIGLPKNKTAKIFAGSHHTFAIDTAGKVWAFGLNNFGQCGIPTREDTGFTTVISPTMVKNLAEYDIRHIAGGLHHSIACTKSGKILVWGRCDDGQMGIDLDRVPREHIIFDYRGRPRVLNVPTEVSIPDHSPDSPAVFVTAGIDNCFVIAKELYAWGFSACYNTGLKTTETVGSPTVVPCGLATTCVSAGGQFGIASGPTR is encoded by the exons ATGATGGCCACGACACTGACTTCTCGCCCAAAG ATACTGGCGCAACCGCCACCACCGAAATCCAGACCCAACGCAGCAAACAACCAGAGCGGCAATGGAATCCCGAATCGACCCACGAGACCGACCCaagtcctcgacgtcgccgtaTGGGGCAGCGGCGAGAACTGcgaactcggccttggcccCCGCATTACCGAAGCCCCTAGGCCCCGGCTCGCTCACAAGCACCTCTCCCCCGAgaccgtcggcgtcgtccaggtcgccGCGGGGGGCATGCACTGCGTCGCCCTGACCCGCGACGGCAGAGTCCTGACTTGGggcgtcaacgacgacggggcgCTGGGCCGGAAAAAGTCGCCCGACACCCCCGAAGAGGGTCCCGAGGATCTCCTGGGCCCATTCGAGAGCACGCCGGGCCAGGTGAACTTCCAGGAAGATATCGACATCGTTCAGGTCGCGGCGACCAACAGCGCTTGTTTCGCCCTAACCGCCGAAGGAACGGTATACGGCTGGGGGAGCTTTGCT GGCGGAGACGGCAATTTCGGCTTCCTCCACGACAAGCCCCCCAAGACCACGGAGCGACTGCCTGTGCGCGTCCCTGGTCTCGAGAACATCGCGCAGCTGGCCGGTGGTGCGAACCACGCCCTCGCACTCACCAACGACGGCAACGTTTTGGCCTGGGGCTCGGGCGAGCAGAACGAGCTGGGGAGGCGCATCTTGGAGCGCCGCCGCTTCGACACCCTGCTCCCGCAGCGCATAGGCCTCCCCAAAaacaagacggccaagatcTTTGCGGGCTCACACCACACCTTCGCCATCGACACCGCCGGCAAAGTCTGGGCTTTCGGCCTGAACAACTTTGGCCAGTGCGGTATCCCGACCCGGGAGGACACCGGCTTCACGACCGTCATATCGCCGACCATGGTCAAGAACCTCGCCGAATACGACATCCGCCACATCGCCGGTGGTCTCCACCACTCTATTGCTTGCACAAAGAGTGGAAAGATATTGGTGTGGGGTCGgtgcgacgacggccagaTGGGTATCGACCTGGACCGAGTGCCCAGAGAGCACATCATCTTCGACTACAGAGGACGTCCCAGAGTCCTGAATGTGCCGACCGAGGTATCCATACCAG ACCACAGTCCAGACAGCCCAGCCGTTTTCGTTACGGCCGGAATCGACAACTGTTTCGTCATCGCGAAGGAGCTCTACGCATGGGGCTTTTCGGCCTGCTACAACACCGGACTCAAAACCACCGAGACAGTCGGCTCCCCGACCGTGGTGCCGTGCGGACTGGCCACGACGTGCGTCAGTGCCGGAGGCCAGTTCGGCATCGCATCCGGACCGACTCGGTAG